The following proteins are co-located in the Pochonia chlamydosporia 170 chromosome 6, whole genome shotgun sequence genome:
- a CDS encoding 3-hydroxyphenylacetate 6 hydroxylase (similar to Coccidioides immitis RS XP_001243308.1), which translates to MLSITGLIAFIQHQQQDLTLGRLAITLFFAPLLYIIVNEVIRYHARIRGLKGPTGLPLIGNLWDIRVNAAEKYREWARRFGDVYQIQLGNVPVVVVNSAAAAKSIFGQNAQAMSSRPEFYTFHKVLSDTAGTTIGTSPYSDSLKRRRKGAASALNKPSIQTYISHLDIESRDFIKELYEYGNAGKTPTDPMPMIQRLSLSLALTLNWGVRLKSQKDNLFDEITHVEEEISKFRSTTGNLQDYIPVLRLNPINTHSSKAKDMRSRRDIYLTRLNTGLDERIANGTYKPCIQANVILDEDAKLNKAELTSISLTMLSGGLDTVTTQVAWFVAFLSQNQDIQDKAVSEIRKFYDEQHPMCDQEDDQKCAYVVALVKESLRYFTVLRLALPRASTKAVTYNGFTIPKGSVVFLNAWACNMDSEVWHDPDVFRPERWFEQPDAPLFTYGVGYRMCAGSLLANRELYLVYMRLLNSFRIEKYDAVDCHPITGNSDPTSLVALPHRYRALFVPRNQGALRKAMEETKAMERMDDTISA; encoded by the exons ATGCTGTCGATTACCGGTCTGATTGCCTtcatccaacatcagcaacaagATCTTACCCTAGGCAGACTTGCGATTACACTTTTCTTCGCGCCACTCCTGTACATCATTGTTAACGAGGTTATTCGATACCATGCTCGGATTAGAGGACTGAAGGGGCCTACTGGGCTGCCACTGATTGGAAATCTCTGGGATATTCGCGTGAATGCAGCGGAAAAGTATCGCGAATGGGCTCGTCGGTTTGGTGATGTATACCAAATACAACTTGGAAATGTCCCCGTTGTTGTGGTGAATTCcgcagcagccgcaaaaTCCATCTTTGGACAAAACGCACAGGCGATGAGTTCTAGGCCAGAGTTTTATACGTTTCACAAG GTTCTCTCCGACACGGCGGGAACTACAATTGGCACGTCGCCATACAGCGACTCTCTCAAACGGCGGCGCAAAGGTGCTGCCTCCGCACTTAACAAACCTTCTATTCAAACTTACATATCACACCTCGATATTGAGTCTCGTGACTTTATCAAAGAGTTGTATGAGTACGGAAATGCGGGCAAGACCCCTACGGATCCGATGCCCATGATTCAGAGGCTGTCTCTCTCGCTCGCCCTGACATTGAACTGGGGCGTCAGGCTCAAGAGTCAAAAGGACAACCTGTTTGACGAAATAACACATGTCGAGGAGGAAATCAGCAAATTCAGGTCTACGACTGGAAACCTTCAGGACTACATACCCGTGCTGCGACTCAATCCGATCAACACGCATtcatccaaagccaaagacaTGCGCAGCCGACGAGACATCTACTTGACTAGGTTAAACACCGGGCTTGATGAGCGCATCGCCAATGGCACCTACAAGCCTTGCATTCAAGCAAACGTCATCTTAGATGAGGATGCCAAACTAAACAAAGCTGAGCTTACTTCTATAAGCCTTACGATGTTGTCCGGTGGCCTCGACACAGTCACCACGCAAGTGGCCTGGTTTGTAGCCTTTTTATCTCAAAACCAGGACATTCAGGATAAGGCGGTGTCAGAAATACGCAAATTCTATGACGAGCAGCACCCCATGTGTGATCAAGAGGATGATCAAAAGTGCGCCTACGTCGTCGCGCTGGTCAAAGAGTCGCTGCGATATTTTACCGTGTTGAGGCTCGCCCTGCCGCGTGCATCAACGAAGGCTGTAACATATAACGGATTCACAATCCCTAAGGGGTCTGTTGTGTTTCTGAACGCTTGGGCTTGCAATATGG ATAGCGAAGTGTGGCACGATCCAGATGTCTTCCGCCCTGAGCGATGGTTTGAGCAACCAGATGCGCCTCTATTTACATATGGAGTTGGATACCGCATGTGTGCGGGATCCTTGTTGGCAAACCGAGAGTTATATCTCGTGTACATGCGACTCCTGAACAGCTTTCGTATTGAGAAATACGATGCGGTTGACTGTCACCCCATCACCGGTAACTCAGACCCAACGAGCCTCGTTGCTCTGCCTCATCGATACCGCGCCCTTTTCGTTCCACGAAATCAGGGCGCGCTAAGAAAGGCAATGGAGGAGACGAAAGCAATGGAACGCATGGATGATACCATTTCGGCGTGA
- a CDS encoding polyketide synthase (similar to Neosartorya fischeri NRRL 181 XP_001258284.1), which translates to MSLLLQPSGGIAFPQNDIMLEDLPSAQDPNGLLSGGATVSDDAGAHSIDASSHARINDNETSWRINGQANITSNDTDIHSNGADGHASVYHNGTTMSPSSSTNIPPNPGSLPRPVAICGMALRLPGGLESPQELWEFLLEKGDARCQVPKSRYNIDAYHSKSGRTGTIATQYGYFLDESIKLGGLDTSRFSLSRAELEVADPQHRRMLEVVREVFDDAGEIDFKSKNIGCYMGSYGEDWMEMQNRDHQQTGINRADGYSDFMLSSRISYEMDLKGPCMTIRTACSAALICVNEAFHAIQTGLCDGAIVGGSNLIMAPGMTSFMTEKGILSPDGHCKTFSADADGYARGEAVTAVYIKPLDAALRDGNPIRAVIRNIVSNSDGKTQGITKPSTESQEALMRKAYRDAGISDYSKTAFVECHGTGTPVGDPIETNAVANVFGDAGVYIGSVKPNLGHSEGASGLTSLIKGVLTLENRIIPPNIKFTKGNPDIPFEKRKLTVPLEPTPWPQDRLDRVSINSFGIGGSNAHAILESAQAYNVPERFAPLHQGSLDSRPHLLLFSAASSSSLKSMTDQFRPWMERNPDKMDDLAYTLAMRRENLPHRSFMVASPGQIPETASQGRRIGNSTPNLVMVFTGQGAQWPRMGRELLLRQDSVFQSSIRALDEFLGKLPDAPEWTIEEELLKLPRKSRVQSAELSQPLCTAVQIGLVDLFKSLGVEPYAVVGHSSGEVAAAYAAGVITAREAIIIAWQRGLAAKQQSRLGAMAAIGLGRTDVEKFLSPPSVVIACENSPGSVTISGDADAIETTLRRIHEELPDITARLLKVDKAYHSNHMAEVGEFYTTALRRYVPDLFDNTSTLKSPETRSKRQALFFSSVSGAEEPAQLSELRGTYWQRNLESPVLFRSAIQAVLNKVSDAAFLEIGPHTALAGPVRQTVAESPSSSDGEIPYFGAMSRGENCEESFLASVGQLFELNIPVDYSRLVRKTTSLPGLPHYPWDHTAASLWRESRISHEWRHRQFPAHPLLGIRQLESTTLEPSFRNMLLLKDTPWLRDHCIEGSIIFPCAGYIAMIGEGIRQITASQPQKPAGKDSDSFVIRNMLLNTALILREDTTIEIVTTFRPVRLTDSLDSTWWQWMISSYNGSIWTKHCSGEVTVSSTEPETAPDPNIAMLPRKVDRRKYYDVLNRAGISYGATFQRLNDLRTGTLEGIAAASLDNISCGDEEHYNLHPAIIDACIQSGPVAAMMGKIEEKHYRRVPTKIGRIVVHRVDPDMNMNFRAAAFASFVKGSSQVSSRIQCISNGKILLDMQGAILSMLETDDAETAAIAAEGEADETMRGSDAAPKALAEDLITSRFTWAPHIDFLDCHKLIRPSMPWHIYTPMLDEMARLCFVLTKRRLGLMKESSRMKETLPEQLVKYMTWIDTQVQKEQDTALKGLDDAAALDRIDVLLGQMRDTPVEDCATAIEKVLKNIDNIFTGSTDGLEMLLADNTLTNIYTATDASNRSGFISHLAHSKPNLRILEIGAGTGASTASFLKHLILPVGHPLYSKYTFTDISSGFFVGAKERLEEQGFKEDEKYDLIIATNVLHATKSLHDALCNARKLLDHRDGRLLLHELNSPSKWPNYIFGLLAGWWYGAADGRPDEPYVTPERWGEEMEKAGFDGLEAVVRDAEQPYQLNATILARAKPRVSRYEKEVILLQDDESLASNAIVQRLNERGYGVTSLRLGDTLPEQPHDIISLVDTTHPVFEDIDSGRFAAFQSIVQALSSSGAGMLWVTHLCQVNCKDPRYAQTIGTARTVRTESLIDFATCEVDDVHSSLDRIVDVFERFRARPRVTDELDEGDALDLRPDYEYAIVNGIVSVGRMFPVSIRDELSKPLVKEEVEHGHRASHEEARVALDMTKPGRLNTLHWRSAADDGDDGGAKVLKPDEVEVKIFAAGLNFKDVLGALGVIPYPEDGLGLEGAGIITRVGVDVTDLQPGNRVMFLADGSFASHVTTPAKLCERIPLHMSYEDAASMPAVFSTAFACLLNIGQLKKGQSILIHSAAGGVGLAAVQLAKMVGAEIYATVGNDDKANYLVQTFAIPRNHIFNSRNTSFVEGLMRETGGRGVDLALNSLSGELLHATWRCVAEFGKLVEIGKRDFLGGGKLDMDVFLGSRSYSGFYLDAEMARRHDVVKDLLHDIVAHFERGLISSLSPKKVFPMSSIQDGFRHLQQGTHIGKIVFSVRQPDGSLNLDIKRVVRNRMRRLQLDPSASYLLVGGLGGLGRSVARHLVEQGARSLVFLSRSAGSGAEDADTVRELEGMGSKVQLIKGSVVSEEDVVGAVQQATNLKGIIQASMVLRDENITRMSLEQWNQAVAPKVRGTWNLHNATVKAGIELDFFVLFSSMSGVTGQAGQANYAGANTFLDSFVQYRTSLQMLCSAIDIGAVQDIGYVSQDEALLKRMKATSAHGITEEELMETLSAAILLPRSKDATDQDHTYSDRNTIGLGLSLNVSLSDKDSRAFWRQDRRLAVYHNNSNKANADGDATASGGDWLKTFLARARSDTSLLKTEESANLLAIEIGKKLFGFLLKPVDELNTSAPLSQLGLDSLVSVEMRSWWRQAFGFDIRLLELLGMGTLDELGRHAVKGLLKLFGDDSS; encoded by the exons ATGTCTTTACTCCTACAGCCGTCCGGTGGGATTGCCTTCCCGCAAAATGATATAATGTTGGAGGATTTACCCTCGGCCCAAGATCCAAACGGGCTTCTCAGTGGCGGTGCTACTGTcagtgatgatgctggtgctcACTCAATCGACGCCAGCAGCCACGCTAGAATCAATGATAATGAAACAAGCTGGCGTATAAACGGCCAAGCTAATATTACCAGTAATGACACTGATATTCACTCCAACGGCGCCGACGGCCACGCCAGCGTCTATCACAATGGTACAACCATGagcccatcttcttccaccaacaTCCCTCCCAATCCTGGCTCACTACCCAGACCCGTGGCCATCTGTGGAATGGCTCTTCGGCTACCCGGCGGGCTGGAGAGCCCCCAAGAGCTCTGGGAGTTTCTCCTGGAAAAGGGCGATGCTCGATGCCAAGTTCCCAAGTCTCGCTACAATATCGATGCATATCACTCCAAATCTGGCCGGACCGGAACTATTGCCACCCAGTACGGTTACTTCCTTGATGAGAGCATCAAGCTGGGAGGTCTGGATACGTCTCGCTTTTCCCTGAGCCGAGCCGAACTTGAGGTCGCAGACCCGCAGCACCGACGGATGCTGGAGGTAGTGCGAGAAGTCTTTGATGACGCCGGCGAAATCGACTTCAAA TCCAAAAACATTGGCTGCTACATGGGGAGCTATGGTGAAGACtggatggagatgcaaaACAGGGACCACCAACAGACTGGCATCAACAGGGCGGATGGCTACAGCGATTTCATGCTCTCCAGTCGAATATCATACGAGATGGATCTCAAGGGCCCATG CATGACCATACGCACAGCCTGCTCAGCGGCTCTCATCTGCGTGAACGAGGCGTTCCACGCCATTCAAACCGGGCTTTGTGATGGGGCCATCGTCGGAGGCTCCAACCTGATAATGGCACCGGGAATGACCTCCTTCATGACGGAAAAGGGCATCCTCTCGCCAGATGGCCACTGCAAGACCTTCTCTGCCGACGCAGACGGCTATGCCAGAGGCGAGGCCGTCACGGCCGTTTACATCAAGCCCCTAGACGCCGCCTTGCGCGATGGCAACCCGATCCGCGCCGTAATCCGCAACATCGTATCCAATAGCGACGGCAAGACGCAAGGCATCACTAAACCGAGCACCGAGAGCCAGGAGGCGCTGATGAGGAAGGCGTACCGCGATGCCGGCATTTCGGACTATTCCAAGACGGCCTTTGTGGAATGCCATGGCACTGGAACGCCTGTCGGAGATCCCATCGAAACCAACGCCGTCGCCAATGTCTTTGGCGACGCGGGCGTCTACATTGGCTCTGTCAAGCCCAATCTGGGTCACTCAGAGGGAGCATCAGGGTTAACGTCTCTGATCAAGGGGGTTCTAACCCTGGAAAACCGCATCATCCCTCCCAACATCAAGTTCACCAAAGGGAACCCGGATATTCCATTCGAGAAGAGAAAGCTGACTGTTCCGCTGGAACCGACACCATGGCCACAGGACCGCTTGGATCGAGTGAGCATCAACTCTTTTGGCATAGGAGGATCAAACGCCCATGCCATTTTGGAATCGGCACAGGCGTATAATGTGCCAGAGCGATTTGCTCCTCTACATCAAGGTTCGCTTGATTCCCGGCCGCATCTGCTTCTCTTCTCGGCTgcgtcatcgtcatctctCAAGAGCATGACGGACCAGTTTAGGCCGTGGATGGAAAGGAACCccgacaagatggacgaTCTTGCATACACCCTTGCCATGAGAAGAGAGAATCTCCCCCACCGTTCATTCATGGTGGCAAGCCCGGGCCAGATTCCCGAGACGGCGTCTCAGGGCCGGCGGATAGGGAACAGTACACCTAATCTTGTCATGGTCTTCACCGGCCAGGGTGCTCAGTGGCCTCGTATGGGTCGTGAGCTGCTCTTGCGCCAAGATTCCGTCTTCCAAAGCAGCATCAGGGCTCTCGACGAGTTTCTTGGCAAACTCCCTGATGCCCCTGAATGGACAATCGAAGAGGAGctgctcaagctgcccaGGAAATCAAGGGTGCAAAGTGCAGAGCTATCGCAGCCGCTCTGCACTGCTGTCCAGATCGGTCTAGTCGATCTCTTCAAATCTCTCGGCGTTGAGCCGTACGCCGTGGTAGGTCACAGTAGTGGTGAAGTCGCGGCTGCGTATGCAGCAGGCGTGATCACGGCGagagaagccatcatcatcgcctgGCAGAGAGGTCTTGCCGCCAAGCAACAGAGCCGCCTTGGTGCAATGGCAGCGATTGGTCTGGGCAGGACAGATGTCGAGAAGTTCTTGTCGCCGCCTTCCGTGGTCATTGCCTGCGAGAACTCTCCGGGCAGCGTCACCATCTCCGGAGACGCAGATGCCATCGAGACAACCCTCCGACGTATACACGAGGAGCTTCCCGACATTACGGCTCGTCTTCTCAAGGTCGATAAGGCATATCACTCCAACCACATGGCTGAAGTGGGCGAGTTCTACACCACAGCCCTGCGAAGATATGTCCCCGACTTGTTTGACAACACGTCCACGTTGAAATCTCCCGAAACGAGATCCAAACGGCAGGCACTCTTCTTTTCCAGTGTCAGCGGCGCCGAGGAGCCAGCTCAGCTGAGTGAACTACGTGGCACCTACTGGCAGCGGAATCTCGAGTCCCCGGTGCTGTTCAGAAGCGCCATCCAGGCCGTTCTCAACAAGGTTTCCGATGCTGCCTTCTTGGAGATCGGCCCTCACACCGCCCTGGCTGGACCAGTAAGACAGACCGTGGCAGAGTCACCCAGTTCTTCAGACGGCGAGATTCCATACTTTGGAGCCATGAGCCGCGGTGAGAACTGTGAGGAGTCCTTCCTCGCCTCAGTCGGTCAACTATTTGAGCTCAACATACCTGTCGACTACAGCCGTCTTGTCCGAAAGACCACCTCACTCCCAGGACTTCCTCATTATCCGTGGGACCATACAGCAGCGAGCCTCTGGCGCGAGTCGAGGATTTCGCACGAATGGCGGCATCGCCAATTTCCTGCTCATCCGCTGCTTGGCATTCGCCAGCTCGAAAGCACGACGCTGGAACCTAGCTTCCGTAACATGCTTCTCCTGAAAGATACGCCCTGGCTGCGGGATCACTGCATCGAGGGCAGCATCATTTTCCCTTGCGCGGGATACATTGCCATGATCGGCGAAGGCATCAGGCAGATCACCGCAAGTCAGCCGCAGAAGCCGGCAGGCAAGGACTCAGACTCCTTTGTGATTCGCAACATGTTGCTCAATACAGCCCTCATCTTGCGAGAGGATACGACGATAGAGATTGTCACTACGTTCCGTCCTGTGCGACTTACCGACTCCTTGGACAGCACTTGGTGGCAATGGATGATTTCTTCGTATAACGGCAGCATCTGGACAAAGCATTGCAGCGGAGAGGTTACTGTCTCAAGCACCGAACCGGAGACTGCCCCTGATCCGAATATCGCCATGCTGCCGCGCAAGGTCGATCGTCGCAAGTATTACGACGTGCTGAACCGGGCCGGAATCTCGTACGGCGCAACGTTCCAGCGGTTGAACGATCTCAGAACCGGAACTCTGGAAGGTATCGCTGCGGCATCATTAGATAACATTTcctgtggtgatgaagagcaCTATAATCTGCACCCGGCCATTATTGACGCCTGTATTCAGTCCGGGCCGGTGGCTGCAATGATGGGCAAGATTGAGGAGAAACACTACAGGAGAGTGCCTACGAAAATCGGTCGTATCGTAGTACATCGCGTCGATCCAGATATGAATATGAACTTCAGGGCCGCTGCCTTTGCGTCCTTCGTTAAGGGTAGCAGCCAAGTCTCAAGCAGAATCCAGTGCATCAGTAATGGCAAAATCTTGCTCGATATGCAAGGCGCAATACTGTCTATGCTGGAAACAGACGATGCCGAAACCgcagccattgccgccgAAGGCGAGGCGGACGAAACCATGAGAGGCTCTGACGCAGCACCAAAGGCATTGGCCGAGGATTTAATCACCAGCCGCTTTACTTGGGCGCCTCATATCGACTTCCTAGATTGTCATAAGCTCATCCGGCcatcgatgccatggcataTTTACACACCCATGCTGGATGAGATGGCCCGCCTGTGCTTTGTCCTTACCAAGAGACGCCTGGGACTTATGAAAGAAAGCAGCCGTATGAAGGAGACGCTTCCGGAGCAGCTGGTCAAATACATGACCTGGATCGATACACAAGTTCAAAAGGAACAAGATACTGCGTTGAAAGGACTTGACGACGCGGCGGCTTTGGATAGAATTGACGTCCTGCTCGGCCAAATGAGAGACACTCCCGTGGAAGACTGCGCTACCGCAATAGAGAAGGTGCTCAAAAACAtcgacaacatcttcacGGGCAGTACCGACGGGCTTGAGATGCTGCTAGCTGACAACACTCTTACCAACATCTACACCGCGACGGATGCCAGCAACAGATCCGGGTTCATCAGCCACTTGGCTCACAGTAAGCCGAATCTACGTATCCTTGAGATTGGTGCTGGTACTGGCGCGTCCACGGCCAGTTTTCTGAAGCACTTGATATTACCAGTCGGGCATCCGTTGTACAGCAAGTATACCTTTACCGACATCTCGTCCGGCTTCTTTGTCGGGGCCAAGGAGCGGTTAGAGG AGCAGGGCTTTAAGGAGGACGAAAAGTATGACCTCATTATCGCGACCAATGTGCTCCACGCCACCAAGAGTCTGCACGATGCGTTGTGCAACGCGCGTAAACTGCTCGACCACCGCGACGGGCGGCTGCTATTGCACGAGCTTAACAGTCCTTCCAAGTGGCCAAACTACATATTTGGACTCCTTGCCGGGTGGTGGTACGGCGCTGCAGACGGAAGACCAGACGAGCCGTACGTGACTCCTGAGCGATGGggggaggagatggaaaaggCTGGCTTCGATGGCTTAGAGGCCGTAGTTCGGGATGCAGAGCAGCCGTACCAGCTAAATGCCACGATTCTCGCAAGAGCGAAGCCTCGTGTAAGCAGATATGAAAAAGAGGTCATCCTGCTACAAGATGACGAGAGCCTTGCATCGAATGCAATAGTACAGCGGCTCAACGAGAGAGGATATGGTGTGACGAGCCTGCGACTCGGCGACACATTGCCCGAGCAGCCACACGATATCATATCTCTTGTCGACACCACCCATCCAGTCTTTGAAGACATTGATAGCGGTCGCTTCGCAGCCTTCCAGAGCATTGTTCAGGCACTGAGCTCCTCCGGCGCCGGAATGCTCTGGGTGACGCAtctctgtcaagtcaactgCAAAGACCCGCGGTACGCCCAAACCATTGGAACTGCTCGCACAGTTCGTACAGAGTCGCTCATCGACTTTGCTACTTGCGAAGTGGATGATGTTCACTCGTCGCTGGACAGGATTGTGGATGTGTTCGAGCGGTTCCGTGCCCGCCCCCGAGTTACCGACGAGCTGGATGAAGGAGATGCGCTTGATTTGCGCCCAGATTACGAATACGCCATTGTGAACGGCATCGTCAGCGTTGGCCGGATGTTCCCCGTTTCGATCAGGGACGAGCTGTCGAAACCCCTCGTCAAGGAAGAGGTGGAACATGGGCATAGAGCCTCACACGAGGAGGCCAGGGTCGCTCTTGACATGACGAAGCCTGGCCGACTGAACACCTTGCACTGGAGAAgtgctgctgatgatggggatgatggtggtgcgAAGGTTTTGAAGCCGGACGAGGTAGAGGTGAAGATTTTCGCCGCAGGtctcaacttcaaagacGTACTTGGCGCTCTTGGAGTGATTCCGTATCCCGAAGATGGCCTGGGCCTGGAAGGTGCTGGAATTATTACCcgcgttggcgttgatgttaCGGATCTCCAACCCGGAAACAGGGTTATGTTCCTCGCAGACGGCTCCTTTGCCAGCCACGTCACCACTCCGGCGAAGCTCTGCGAAAGGATCCCATTGCACATGTcctatgaagatgcagcatcCATGCCGGCTGTATTCTCGACCGCCTTCGCCTGCCTGCTCAACATTGGTCAGCTGAAGAAAGGGCAGTCGATACTCATTCACAGCGCagccggtggtgttggtctTGCGGCTGTTCAACTGGCGAAGATGGTGGGAGCAGAGATCTACGCGACAGTCGGcaacgacgacaaggccaacTACCTGGTACAGACCTTCGCAATACCCAGGAACCACATCTTCAACTCTCGTAACACCAGCTTCGTAGAAGGTCTCATGAGAGAAACAGGCGGAAGAGGCGTGGATTTGGCCTTGAACTCGCTATCCGGAGAACTCCTACACGCGACCTGGCGCTGCGTGGCTGAGTTCGGCAAGCTCGTCGAGATTGGAAAGCGAGACTTTCTTGGCGGAGGAAaactggacatggacgtcTTCCTCGGTAGCCGCAGCTATTCCGGCTTCTACCTGGACGCCGAAATGGCAAGGAGGCACGATGTCGTCAAGGA TTTGCTTCATGACATAGTTGCCCATTTTGAACGTGGCCTGATTTCTTCGTTGTCGCCAAAGAAGGTCTTTCCCATGTCTTCCATCCAGGATGGATTCCGGCACCTTCAGCAAGGAACGCATATCGGTAAGATTGTCTTTTCTGTTCGCCAGCCCGATGGCAGTCTCAATCTCGACATCAAGAGGGTTGTCAGAAATAGAATGAGAAGGCTGCAGCTCGATCCTTCGGCTTCGTATCTTCTCGTGGGAGGTCTTGGAGGTCTTGGAAGGTCCGTAGCCAGACACCTCGTTGAGCAAGGTGCTCGCTCCCTGGTATTCTTGTCCCGAAGCGCAGGTTCTGGCGCCGAAGATGCCGACACAGTCCgcgagctcgagggcatGGGCTCCAAAGTACAGCTCATCAAGGGCAGTGTCGTGAGCGAGGAGGACGTAGTTGGCGCAGTCCAACAGGCGACCAACTTGAAAGGTATCATCCAGGCTTCCATGGTCCTCCGCGACGAAAATATTACGCGCATGAGTCTTGAACAATGGAACCAGGCTGTGGCGCCCAAGGTTCGGGGTACATGGAACCTTCACAACGCAACGGTCAAGGCCGGCATCGAGCTTGACTTCTTCGTACTCTTTTCGTCCATGTCGGGCGTCACTGGTCAGGCCGGCCAGGCCAACTACGCAGGCGCGAATACCTTCCTCGACTCGTTCGTGCAGTACAGGACCAGCCTACAAATGCTCTGCTCTGCGATCGACATCGGTGCCGTACAGGACATCGGGTACGTATCACAAGACGAGGCTCTTCTCAAGAGAATGAAGGCTACCAGCGCGCATGGCATAACGGAAGAAGAACTCATGGAAACGCTGTCCGCTGCCATTCTCCTCCCGCGGTCAAAGGACGCAACGGACCAGGATCACACATACAGTGATAGGAACACCATCGGCCTCGGACTCTCGCTGAATGTCTCGCTCAGCGACAAGGATAGCCGCGCGTTCTGGCGCCAGGATAGGCGTCTGGCCGTGTATcacaacaactccaacaagGCCAATGCCGATGGTGATGCAACGGCGAGCGGGGGCGACTGGTTGAAAACGTTTCTTGCGCGAGCTCGATCCGATACATCATTGTTAAAAACGGAAGAGTCGGCCAATCTGTTGGCCATCGAGATTGGGAAGAAGCTTTTCGGGTTCCTACTCAAGCCGGTTGACGAATTGAATACGTCTGCTCCGCTGTCGCAGCTGGGTTTGGACTCTTTGGTCAGCGTAGAAATGCgcagctggtggaggcagGCGTTTGGGTTCGACATTAGGCTTTTGGAGCTGTTGGGAATGGGGACTCTTGATGAGCTCGGTAGGCATGCTGTGAAGGGCCTGCTGAAGTTGTTTGGTGATGATTCTTCGTAG
- a CDS encoding MFS multidrug transporter (similar to Aspergillus oryzae RIB40 XP_001827149.2) — protein sequence MVREKALERESGTQSHSVSTHLTSGNAPEWSRHPSNPFNWPPWQKWATMSVAVWVTFIIGLNATSITTASTEISSEFDLSNDVIEVSFLPSTAWNAAAALGPLVTLPLMDTYGVRVGYVTAFALFCIFLIPQALAKNFATLVICRVFAGVLGGTLQNAADGIAANMFPSHSERILPLTLYVISLLLGITMGPVLGAVGDPMTWRWIIWIQLIVCGASIPLVVIFMRENRGPVIRDRLCRAGKLPNETAEEKSPVKLLTQTISRSAKLLTTEPTIISMTTWSSFTFGLIFISTQSVPLVFTDTYGWSETSGGLVQASIGIGQLLGFMACLVQNRVYIKSAASNKAAPGSPIPESILHLSIPSTAFALAGGLFMYGWGIFQPHWIVLAIGLGLTGFAIMTVVHAATIYVTDEYAACAASAIAAVAFGENLFAAFLPLAAKPMYLRLDFQWASTLLALVALLLTLAPVVLLWRGKVRHNRISARVA from the exons ATGGTACGGGAAAAGGCCCTAGAACGGGAGTCGGGCACTCAATCGCACTCGGTTTCAACGCATCTTACATCAGGGAATGCGCCGGAATGGTCTCGGCACCCTTCCAATCCATTTAATTGGCCGCCGTGGCAAAAATGGGCAACCATGAGCGTAGCCGTTTGGGTTACATTTATTATAGGACTGAATGCGACCTCCATCACAACAGCCTCTACCGAAATATCCTCCGAATTTGACTTATCGAATGACGTTATCGAAGTCAGCTTTTTACCTTCGACTGCGTGGAATGCAGCGGCAGCCCTCGGCCCTTTGGTCACCTTGCCGTTGATGGATACATATGGTGTGAGGGTTGGATATGTG ACCGCCTTTGCTCTATTTTGCATATTCCTCATACCACAAGCTCTGGCGAAAAACTTTGCAACTCTGGTGATATGCCGCGTGTTTGCTGGCGTTCTTGGCGGTACGCTGCAGAATGCTGCCGACGGTATTGCTGCTAATATGTTTCCATCTCACTCCGAGCGCATATTACCTTTGACTCTATATGTGATTTCCCTCCTCTTGGGTATTACTATGGGCCCTGTCTTGGGCGCTGTTGGTGATCCAATGACATGGCGCTG GATCATCTGGATTCAACTCATCGTTTGTGGTGCTTCTATACCTCTTGTCGTCATTTTCATGCGAGAGAATCGGGGTCCTGTTATCCGTGATCGCTTGTGTCGGGCTGGCAAATTGCCTAATGAAACTGCGGAAGAGAAATCACCCGTTAAGCTTCTCACACAGACAATATCACGTAGTGCTAAACTTCTCACCACAGAACCAACCATCATATCCATGACCACTTGGTCTTCATTCACATTTGGCCTCATTTTCATCTCGACTCAGTCAGTACCCCTCGTCTTCACTGACACTTACGGCTGGTCCGAGACCAGTGGTGGTCTTGTGCAAGCCAGCATTGGGATCGGACAACTTTTGGGCTTCATGGCCTGTTTGGTACAAAACAGAGTATACATAAAGAGTGCCGCTTCCAACAAGGCAGCTCCAGGGTCGCCAATCCCCGAGTCTATCTTACACCTATCGATCCCGAGCACAGCCTTTGCTCTTGCAGGCGGCCTTTTCATGTACGGTTGGGGAATCTTTCAGCCACATTGGATTGTGCTGGCGATAGGGCTGGGTCTTACTGGGTTTGCAATCATGACGGTTGTGCATGCTGCTACGATATACGTCACTGATGAGTATGCAGCTTGTGCCGCCAGCGCCATTGCAGCCGTGGCATTTGGAGAAAACCTCTTTGCGGCGTTTCTTCCTCTAGCAGCGAAGCCTATGTACTTACGGCTGGACTTTCAGTGGGCGAGCACGTTACTGGCTTTAGTTGCTTTGCTGCTGACACTGGCGCCTGTTGTGCTCTTGTGGAGAGGAAAGGTCAGGCATAACCGTATATCTGCTAGAGTAGCGTAa